The following are from one region of the Salvia hispanica cultivar TCC Black 2014 chromosome 1, UniMelb_Shisp_WGS_1.0, whole genome shotgun sequence genome:
- the LOC125201567 gene encoding probable leucine-rich repeat receptor-like serine/threonine-protein kinase At3g14840: MLCFWRLIALIWFVSLVSGAAVLPPDEVESLRVIARRLGKGDWNFSVDPCSGLSGWATPNPIKGSENAVTCNCTFDNSTTCHITSIILKAQNLNGSVPREFIRLPFLQEIDLTRNYLNGTIPPEWGSMKLVNISLIGNRITGSIPKELANITTLQQLVLEYNQLSGTIPPELGNLPLIQRLLFTSNNLTGELPASLAKLTTLTDFRVSDNNFIGSIPNFVQNWTNMEKLVIQASGLSGPIPTGIASLTKMTDMRISDLTGNDSSLPSLSPMKKLKTLILRSCNIVGTLPDYIGDMTTLKLLDLSFNKLTGPIPESFISLSNTDYIYLTGNSLSGPLPAWMLKDGDNIDLSYNNITYESLPAECQPRKLNLFASSRGNTNSAVSCLRSSCERKYYSLRINCGGKQDVDDKGTSYDDDTNSGGASNFFRSRTNWGFSSTGHFLDDDRSRDSYTWQNASSISGQNQKLYTDARLSPLSLTYYGYCLIDGNYTVNLHFAEIMFTDDRKYSSLGKRIFDVYIQGKLVLKDFNIELEAGGVNKPITKNFTAVVTDNTLDIRFYWAGKGTNGMPVRGVYGPLISAISVDPNFTPPSSSEGGSSISGGAIGGIVVGVLFAAVLVLGVLWWKGCFARKDSMHDDLKGLDLHTGSFTLRQIKAATNNFDPANKIGEGGFGPVFKGVLLDGTVIAVKQLSSKSKQGNREFINEIGMISALQHPHLVKLYGCCIESNQLLLVYEYLENNSLARALFGPEDLQLHLDWPMRHKICIGIARGLAYLHEESRLKIVHRDIKATNVLLDKNLMPKISDFGLAKLDEEDNTHISTRVAGTFGYMAPEYAMRGYLTDKADVYSFGVVLLEVICGRSNTSMKTKDDCFYLLDWANTLKAKGNLLELVDSRLGSDFNKEEAMTAINVGLQCTNALAAERPSMSTVVSMLEGTVGVQHFVSGTNVSVGKEGADEVTEGQSISMDVPWTGSSTNTADLYPVTVDTEYWEKRDL; encoded by the exons ATGTTGTGTTTTTGGAGGCTTATTGCGTTGATTTGGTTTGTGAGCTTAGTTTCCGGAGCAGCGGTTTTGCCTCCTGATGAAG TGGAATCGCTGAGGGTGATAGCGAGGAGGTTGGGGAAAGGGGATTGGAATTTCAGCGTGGATCCATGCAGCGGGTTGTCGGGCTGGGCGACCCCGAACCCGATTAAAGGCAGTGAAAATGCAGTGACTTGCAACTGCACGTTTGACAATAGCACCACTTGTCACATTACCAGCAt AATTCTGAAGGCCCAAAATCTGAATGGATCAGTCCCACGCGAGTTTATTAGGCTCCCATTTCTTCAAGAGAT TGATCTCACTCGGAACTACCTCAACGGCACCATCCCCCCGGAATGGGGCTCCATGAAACTCGTAAACAT TTCTTTGATTGGAAACCGTATCACTGGTTCGATACCGAAAGAGCTCGCCAACATCACTACGCTTCAACAACT TGTTTTGGAGTACAATCAGTTGTCTGGAACTATACCTCCCGAGCTCGGGAATCTTCCTCTAATACAAAGACT ACTATTTACCTCCAACAATCTAACCGGAGAATTACCCGCAAGTCTAGCAAAACTGACCACTTTGACAGACTT TCGTGTTAGTGATAACAACTTCATAGGAAGCATACCGAATTTTGTCCAGAACTGGACGAACATGGAAAAACT AGTGATTCAGGCTAGCGGTCTATCTGGGCCGATCCCGACTGGTATTGCTTCCTTAACCAAAATGACTGACAT GAGAATCAGCGACTTGACTGGAAACGATTCAAGTTTACCGTCTCTTAGTCCAATGAAAAAGCTAAAGACACT GATATTGAGAAGTTGCAACATTGTTGGGACATTGCCGGATTATATTGGAGATATGACGACACTCAAACTTTT AGATCTAAGTTTCAATAAACTAACCGGACCAATTCCCGAGAGCTTTATTAGTCTATCAAACACGGACTACAT CTATTTAACCGGGAATTCTCTAAGCGGGCCACTGCCAGCTTGGATGCTCAAAGACGGGGACAACAT TGATTTGTCGTACAACAACATTACGTACGAAAGTTTACCAGCAGAGTGTCAGCCGCGTAAACT AAACTTGTTTGCCAGCTCGAGAGGAAACACCAA TAGCGCTGTTTCCTGCTTAAGAAGCAGTTGTGAACGAA AGTATTATTCGCTTCGCATAAACTGTGGAGGAAAACAAGACGTGGACGACAAAGGAACTAGCTATGACGACGATACAAATTCTGGTGGGGCCTCGAATTTCTTTCGTAGTAGGACAAACTGGGGATTCAGCAGCACTGGCCACTTCTTGGACGACGATCGCTCCAGAGACTCCTACACGTGGCAAAACGCCTCAAGCATATCCGGACAGAACCAGAAGCTGTACACGGATGCACGCCTCTCTCCCCTCTCGTTGACATACTACGGATACTGTTTGATAGATGGAAACTACACAGTAAACCTCCACTTCGCGGAGATCATGTTTACGGATGACAGAAAGTATAGTAGCCTCGGAAAGCGTATATTTGATGTCTACATTCAGGGGAAGCTGGTCCTGAAGGATTTCAACATTGAACTTGAGGCAGGAGGAGTAAACAAGCCAATAACGAAAAACTTCACTGCGGTTGTTACTGATAATACGTTGGACATTCGCTTCTATTGGGCTGGAAAGGGTACGAACGGCATGCCTGTAAGAGGAGTCTATGGTCCTCTCATTTCAGCCATTTCCGTCGATCCTA ACTTTACGCCCCCGTCTTCGTCAGAAGGTGGAAGTAGCATTTCTGGAGGTGCTATAGGTGGTATAGTGGTAGGAGTTCTTTTTGCAGCCGTTTTGGTTCTAGGCGTTCTCTGGTGGAAGGGTTGTTTTGCACGTAAAGATTCGATGCACGATG ATTTGAAGGGTTTAGACCTTCACACTGGATCATTTACACTAAGGCAAATCAAAGCTGCCACGAACAACTTCGATCCTGCTAATAAGATCGGTGAAGGTGGTTTTGGTCCTGTATTCAAG GGTGTTTTATTAGACGGTACAGTCATTGCTGTGAAGCAGCTTTCTTCCAAATCAAAGCAGGGGAACCGCGAATTCATAAATGAAATAGGCATGATTTCTGCCTTGCAACACCCTCACCTTGTTAAGTTGTATGGATGCTGCATCGAAAGCAACCAGTTGCTGCTCGTGTACGAGTATTTGGAAAACAACAGCCTTGCTCGTGCACTATTTG GTCCGGAAGATCTGCAATTGCATTTGGACTGGCCTATGAGGCACAAGATCTGCATCGGTATAGCACGAGGCTTGGCCTACCTCCACGAGGAGTCGAGACTGAAAATTGTGCACCGTGACATCAAGGCCACGAATGTGCTCCTTGACAAGAACCTAATGCCTAAGATATCTGATTTCGGACTTGCCAAGCTTGACGAAGAGGATAATACTCATATAAGCACGCGCGTCGCTGGAACTTT TGGATACATGGCTCCTGAATACGCGATGCGAGGCTATTTGACCGATAAAGCAGACGTATACAGCTTCGGAGTAGTTCTCCTAGAAGTCATATGTGGAAGGAGCAACACCAGCATGAAGACCAAGGATGATTGCTTCTATCTTCTTGATTGg GCTAATACGTTGAAGGCGAAAGGAAATCTGCTGGAGCTAGTGGACTCAAGGCTGGGATCAGACTTCAACAAAGAAGAGGCGATGACGGCCATCAACGTGGGGCTGCAGTGCACGAATGCGCTGGCTGCGGAGAGGCCAAGCATGTCGACCGTGGTGAGCATGCTCGAGGGGACAGTAGGCGTTCAGCACTTCGTCTCAGGCACGAATGTGTCGGTTGGGAAGGAGGGGGCTGATGAGGTCACGGAGGGGCAGAGTATATCCATGGACGTGCCGTGGACCGGATCCTCGACAAATACTGCTGATCTGTACCCGGTGACTGTGGATACTGAATACTGGGAGAAGAGAGATCTCTAG